The DNA sequence GGTCCGTTGCAGTATATTTTTGCGTAACGCATCGCCCCGTCCGATGAAATGCGGCTTACGCCGGCATATCCGAAAAATAGGAGATCATGATCGCCTATTTGAATATCTGTGGAGATTTTGTTACACTAAACCATGAGAAAGACAGCGGTCGAAAAACGGCGCATGAATAGAAAAAATATTTCCAGCGGTGTCGTGCACAAGATCCCGGCTGATCTACGGGAGGCTTTGACTTCCGACCCGAAAGCGCTCGCAACATGGGAGGCCCTTTCGCCTCTTGCGCGCAATGAATGGATATGCTGGGTCACATTCGTAAAGAAAGACCTGACACGAAAGGAACATATTCAGAGGACGGTAAGCGAACTCAGGGAAGGGATGCGTCGGCCGTGCTGCTGGCTCGGCTGTATTCATCGCACGGATAAGCCCATAAGCCCTTCGGTGCAAGCGATGCTGAATAAACAACGGAAATCTAAATAGATAGTTTGCACATTTTGGTATACTGTATCGAACCACGTGGGTGGGGGGTATCACCCTCAATCACATCGCGCAGAGGGGGCTGCGATTCGTGCGAAATTCAGCAGCCGCGGTGAGAGGTTCACGGACCGTTGCGGTATATCTTTCCATATCGCGTCGCTCCGTCCCATCCTGCAAGGATAAGATCAAGATCACCGTCGCTGTCAATGTCACCAAGTGAAACTGAACCATTGATAGGTATCAATGTCCCGGGGCCGAACTCGCTGTACGTCCCGCTACCGTTGTTCCTATATATTCTCGAGTAGCGCGTACCGTCTGACCCCGTGAA is a window from the Spirochaetota bacterium genome containing:
- a CDS encoding YdeI/OmpD-associated family protein codes for the protein MNRKNISSGVVHKIPADLREALTSDPKALATWEALSPLARNEWICWVTFVKKDLTRKEHIQRTVSELREGMRRPCCWLGCIHRTDKPISPSVQAMLNKQRKSK